The following coding sequences lie in one Chelonia mydas isolate rCheMyd1 chromosome 6, rCheMyd1.pri.v2, whole genome shotgun sequence genomic window:
- the DLGAP5 gene encoding disks large-associated protein 5 isoform X5, translated as MAATSQFANRYRKDLSTETLRTKVARRKSLIQKENRYKQFERSRQFGLADVNVQLSKDRGLPKLDETNEVRSQEKTTAKRKQTTNGAVNKSENERKEMLQRYKEEKELRKLKQQREKAKRGVFKVGLYRPNVPGFLPFVPQNPVIVKPKEKAAPTSSARITRSQAKSHSEQTVMSARSQQSMIYADHATNGYSVRPTQTGRRQTCADKVTEKKKVVVQPELPTASNVRITRSTSSTLTKQMSKPATTMTLGNQQQKKSTSRGKQQKEVKAENVEAHKHEVEGNTLMDQLTEVSVSNSKNPTSEVHQEETLLEKENISVTHIPVPLRQRTRSFAPQNFVFQPLDGLTTYKVTPMTPSRANAFLTPCLSWSPMKIEANISKEESRKECLFKSQVSPAQEGTDKSSQEQQIGTHSLKVKNECVSTKTQDAMQSSNKTSPVSADIPAIETKGGETDHDVPYFRNVLASETERLMSHCLQWDGKFDLDIPEDAKDLIRTTVGQTRLLIAERFKQFEGLVDNCEFKWGDKATTCTDLDGFWDMVSFQVEDVNKKFDNLSKLQENGWQPVNIPSKRAIKKAVPSGISKLKQGAAGRTAARNRIAAIRAAMKEKMKQGETAADSAAQEMPKEEEKVVFEAGFFRIESPLKSLPALPSKTPGRSSQRISKQLTTPGSASRTLLQSSLAILCSSEDAVAKQTPPSASGFHVPENPNRLQAPTRKTLFGSTLEQSGSPLAEEQCSATDGAAERNKRTNETNVSVLEVCLHPDERRSSGPVDSQALEDPGTKIEMPDITEEMELSATDLTGQDIVMHSPEKNVQPETDFIQAEKPNTPEYTFSSDLLHSDFISSDGTPFDMPSLDCSLPFTPVRNEAQKVAAAEICNDLIVFSPLSLPSVEK; from the exons ATGGCTGCTACATCCCAGTTTGCCAATCGATATAGAAAGGATCTGAGCACAGAAACGCTTAGAACAAAAGTTGCACGCAGGAAGTCTCTGATTCAAAAGGAGAACAGATACAAGCAATTTGAAAGGAGCAGACAGTTTGGACTGGCAGATGTCAATGTCCAGTTATCGAAAGACAGGGGACTTCCTAAGCTGGACGAGACAAATGAAGTGCGCTCTCAGGAAAAGACCACAGCTAAACGGA AACAAACTACAAATGGAGCCGTCAATAAAAGTGAAAATGAGCGCAAGGAAATGCTCCAGCGCTACAAAGAGGAAAAAGAACTTCGAAAACTAAAACAACAAAGAGAGAAAGCTAAACGGGGAGTGTTTAAAGTTGGGCTTTACAGACCTAATGTACCTGGCTTTCTTCCATTTGTACCACAGAACCCAGTGATAGTCAAGCCAAAGGAGAAG GCTGCTCCTACTTCTTCTGCGAGGATTACAAGATCACAGGCAAAGAGCCACTCGGAACAAACTGTTATGTCGGCTAGATCTCAGCAGTCCATg ATCTATGCTGACCACGCTACCAATGGGTATAGCGTGCGCCCTACCCAAACCGGACGCAGACAGACATGTGCAGACAAAGTGactgaaaaaaagaaag TGGTGGTGCAACCTGAACTCCCTACAGCCTCAAATGTAAGAATCACCAGATCGACCTCCTCTACTCTGACGAAACAGATGTCAAAGCCAGCTACGACCATGA CCTTAGgtaaccaacaacaaaaaaagtcaacAAGTAGAGGAAAACAGCAGAAAGAGGTCAAAGCTGAGAATGTAGAG GCACATAAACATGAAGTGGAAGGAAATACTTTAATGGATCAACTAACTGAAGTCTCTGTCAGTAACTCTAAAAATCCAACATCAGAAGTCCATCAGGAAGAGACCctgctggaaaaggaaaacatatCAGTGACGCACATTCCGGTTCCATTGAGACAGAGAACACGTTCTTTTGCTCCTCAGAACTTTGTGTTTCAGCCCCTAGATGGTTTAACAACTTATAAAGTTACACCCATGACTCCTTCCAGGGCAAATGCATTTTTGACCCCCTGTCTCTCCTGGAGCCCTATGAAAATTGAAGC TAATATTTCTAAAGAAGAATCAAGAAAAGAGTGTTTGTTTAAAAGTCAAGTTTCACCTGCTCAGGAAGGGACTGATAAAAGCTCTCAAGAACAGCAAATTGGTACACATTCACTGAAAGTGAAGAATG AATGTGTCTCAACCAAGACGCAAGATGCTATGCAGAGTTCAAATAAAACTAGTCCAGTGTCTGCAGATATCCCAGCAATTGAAACCAAAGGAGGAGAAACAGATCATGATGTACCCTATTTCAG aaacgTTCTTGCCTCTGAGACTGAGAGGCTGATGTCACACTGTCTCCAGTGGGATGGAAAGTTTGACCTGGACATACCAGAGGATG CAAAAGACCTCATTCGGACAACAGTTGGTCAAACGAGACTGCTCATAGCAGAGAGGTTTAAACAGTTTGAAGGACTGGTGGATAACTGTGAATTTAAATGGGGTGATAAGGCGACGACATGCACAGATCTGGATGGATTTTGGGATATGGTTAGTTTTCAG GTAGAAGATGTGAATAAAAAATTTGATAACCTTAGTAAACTTCAAGAGAATGGTTGGCAGCCGGTTAACATCCCAAGCAAAAGAGCCATCAAG AAAGCTGTCCCAAGTGGGATATCTAAGCTGAAACAGGGGGCTGCTGGAAGAACTGCTGCCCGAAACCGTATTGCTGCCATAAGAGCGGCCATGAAGGAGAAAAtgaagcagggagagacagcAGCTGACTCTGCAGCCCAAGAGATgccaaaggaagaagaaaaggtggTGTTTGAGGCAGGATTTTTCAGAATTGAAAGTCCTCTCAAATCTTTACCAG cTTTGCCTTCCAAAACACCTGGCAGATCTTCCCAACGGATTTCTAAACAACTGACAACTCCAGGATCAGCTAGTAGAACTTTGCTCCAAAGCAGTCTTGCCATTCTCTGCAGCTCTGAGGACGCTGTTGCAAAACAGACTCCACCATCAGCCAGTGGCTTTCATGTTCCAGAAAATCCTAACAGGCTGCAGGCTCCTACTAGAAAAACTCTGTTTGGCAGCACACTTGAACAAAG TGGCTCCCCACTTGCAGAAGAACAATGCTCTGCGACAGATGGCGCAGCAGAGAGAAATAAGAGAACTAAT GAAACAAATGTATCTGTTCTTGAGGTGTGTTTACACCCAGATGAAAGGAGGAGTTCAGGTCCTGTTGATTCCCAAGCGCTGGAAGATCCTGGCACTAAAATAGAAATGCCAGATATTACAGAAGAGATGGAACTGTCTGCTACAGATCTTACGGGTCAAGACATTGTCATGCACAGCCCAGAAAAGAATGTCCAGCCAGAAACTGATTTCATTCAGGCTGAAAAACCAAACACACCAGAATATACGTTCTCCTCAG ATCTTTTGCATAGCGATTTCATCTCTAGTGATGGAACTCCTTTTGACATG CCAAGCTTGGATTGCAGCCTCCCCTTCACGCCAGTCAGGAATGAAGCACAGAAGGTTGCTGCAGCTGAAATATGCAATGATCTAATTGTATTTTCTCCTTTGTCTCTCCCCTCTGTGGAAAAATGA